One Methanolobus sp. WCC4 DNA segment encodes these proteins:
- a CDS encoding PKD domain-containing protein, with the protein MNRKLILPIIIMLALVVLLSGIMNFQAAPAQEEPDSDDSGPVVEEPVAVAQKAAPAPVEQTTTTVNSTPAAPAPTPTSTYYGGGGSFAASSEEDEEEKEDDKKTPVIAQEMATTIVVADFSYETKCLTVNFTDISENATSWSWDFGDGNTSTEQNPDHIYATEDTYVVNLTVSNAETSDSVEKRISVLECAEEPKDSDKIPEDEVPAKVQEEIPEFPTVAIPMIAIIGMAFFFSRRQ; encoded by the coding sequence ATGAACAGAAAGTTGATCTTACCAATTATTATTATGCTCGCTCTGGTGGTGTTGCTTAGTGGCATCATGAATTTCCAGGCAGCTCCGGCTCAGGAGGAGCCTGATTCAGACGATAGCGGTCCGGTTGTCGAAGAACCCGTGGCTGTTGCCCAGAAAGCTGCTCCAGCTCCTGTTGAACAAACAACTACAACAGTGAACTCCACTCCGGCAGCTCCTGCACCAACGCCAACATCCACATATTATGGCGGCGGCGGCAGCTTTGCTGCAAGTTCTGAAGAAGATGAAGAAGAGAAAGAAGATGACAAGAAGACTCCTGTAATTGCACAGGAAATGGCTACAACTATTGTAGTAGCAGATTTCTCCTATGAAACTAAGTGTCTGACCGTGAACTTCACCGATATTTCAGAGAATGCAACTTCCTGGTCCTGGGACTTCGGGGATGGAAATACATCTACGGAACAGAATCCTGATCACATCTATGCAACAGAAGATACTTACGTTGTCAATCTGACCGTCTCTAATGCTGAAACAAGCGATTCGGTTGAAAAGAGGATAAGTGTTCTTGAGTGTGCTGAGGAACCAAAGGATTCTGACAAGATCCCTGAAGATGAAGTGCCTGCAAAGGTTCAGGAAGAGATCCCTGAATTCCCCACAGTTGCAATCCCAATGATAGCAATTATAGGAATGGCATTCTTCTTCAGCAGAAGACAATGA